ATCCTTACTCCGTTCGTGCCGAGCTTGTCGAAGCACGGGGAGGCAGACGGAAGAACGGCACTTCGACAAGCTCAGTGCGAGCGGATTTTGGGAATCGACAGGCTCAGCGCGAGCGGGATTTCGAGTTGCGCACCGGACGCCCTCAGGCGTGAAGATGGTCGAGCAGGTCGGCGGGATCGAGATCCAGGCGGCGGATGCGCTGGGCGATTTCGGGCCATTCGTCCTCGAGGAAGGATCGGCGCGCGGCGACGCGCAGCCGATCGGCCGCCCCCGACACCACGAACATGCCGACGCCGCGCCGCACGGTGACGATCCCGTCTTCCTGGAAGGTCTGATAGGCCTTGGCCACCGTCAGCGGATTGGCGCCATGTTCGGCGGCCAGCGCCCGCACCGAGGGAAGCGCATCGCCCTCCCGGATGCGGCCGTCGAGGATCATCGCGATGACGAGATCGCGCAGACGGAGATAGACAGGGCGATCGGCACTGGACATTGCGTTATGCTGTTCTAACACAGCATGGCGGAATGCGCAAGCCCCTAACCATCGTGTTAAGTCAGCGCCCCTGCCATATTGCGACGACGCTGTCGCGATCGGGGCGGGGGCGCTCGTCCAGCTCGGCCTGCGGCGTGCCGATGAAGAGGAAACCGGCGATGCGGGCATCGCGTCCGCCACCGAAGGCATGGCACACTTTGGGGGAGAAGGCCGCCCAGGTGGTGAGCCAATTGCCGACGAATCCCTCGGCATGCGCGGCCACCAGCAGATTCTGGCAGGCGGCGCCCGCCGACAATTCCTGCTCCCAGATGGGGATGTGGCTGGCATGGGCGGGGGTGGAGAGCGCCACGATCAGGCAGGGCGCCTGATGCGCGAACTGCTCGATCGCCTCGCGCGCCATCTTGCCCACCGTCTCGGCCTGCGCGGCATAGGCCTCGTGGAGCAGCTCGGCGAACTCCGCGCGCCTGTCCTGCGGCACGATCACGAAGCGCCACGGGGCGAGCTTGCCGTGATCGGGCACGCGCGTGGCCGCCGCCAGAATGCGATCGAGCTGGGCGGAATCCGGCCCCGGCGCACCCAGATCGCGGGCCTTGCCGGAGCGGCGTGTGGCCAGCAGAGCGGCCGCGGACGAGAGATCGTTGAACATGGATTGCCCGCTACCAGCACGGCCCCGCGCCAACAATCTCTTCCCACACGGGATTTCGCCGCTAGGTTCGCGCCCATCCAGCCGAGGGCACGCCCCGGCGCCAAAGCATTGAAGAAAAGGGTCGCATGGAGACCGCAACCGAAGCCTCCCCGGCAGAACCGGACATCAGCCACGTCAATCCGGCCGATGCAGAAACCTGGTTCGGCCACCCGCGCCAGCTCGCCCGCCTGTTCACCACGGAGATGTGGGAACGGTTCGGCTATTACGGGATGCGGGCGCTCCTCACGCTCTATCTCGCCAAGCATTTCCTGTTCAGCGACAGCACGACGACCGGCCTCTATGGCGGCTTCACCGCGCTGGTTTACCTCACGCCGCTGATCGGCGGGCTGATCGCGGATCGCTATCTCGGCTCCAAGAAATCGGTGAAGTTTGGCGCGATCCTGATGTCGCTGGGCTATTTCATCCTCTGCTTCGGCGGCCAGCCGGCCAAGCCCTTCGCCACGATCGAGGGCACGCGCTACGAGATCGTCGTGGATCAGGCGGCGGGCGGCGACCAGCAATATGTGATCGACAATGGCCGCCGCCTCGCCGTGAAGGGCCACGAGGACGGCACGGTCACGCTCACCAGCCCCGAAGGCGCGGTCGCGCGCACGATCGCCAAGGGCGGTTTCGTGCCCGATGGCGAGCGCTCCATCTTCTTCACGATGCTGATGCTGGTCGGGCTTTCGTGCCTCACGGTGGGCAACGGCTTCTTCAAGCCGAACATCTCGACGATGGTGGGCGCGCTCTACGCCAAGGGCGACAAGCGCCGCGATGCGGGCTTCACCATCTTCTACATGGGCATCAACCTCGGCAGCCTGTTCTCGCAATTGCTGTGCCCCTTGCTCGCCACCGTGGTCGGCTGGTGGGCGGGCTTCGGCCTCGCCGCGATCGGCATGCTCGTCTCCTACAGCCTGATCCAGTTCGATGGCGGCAAGCTGGCCGGCTATGGCGAGCCGCCGGCAGGGCAGGCCAAGGATCGCTCGCTGCTGATCTATGCGGGCGCGCTGATCGCCGTGCCGGTGGCGCTCTTCCT
This DNA window, taken from Sphingomonas sp. AP4-R1, encodes the following:
- a CDS encoding GntR family transcriptional regulator — protein: MSSADRPVYLRLRDLVIAMILDGRIREGDALPSVRALAAEHGANPLTVAKAYQTFQEDGIVTVRRGVGMFVVSGAADRLRVAARRSFLEDEWPEIAQRIRRLDLDPADLLDHLHA
- a CDS encoding nitroreductase, yielding MFNDLSSAAALLATRRSGKARDLGAPGPDSAQLDRILAAATRVPDHGKLAPWRFVIVPQDRRAEFAELLHEAYAAQAETVGKMAREAIEQFAHQAPCLIVALSTPAHASHIPIWEQELSAGAACQNLLVAAHAEGFVGNWLTTWAAFSPKVCHAFGGGRDARIAGFLFIGTPQAELDERPRPDRDSVVAIWQGR
- a CDS encoding peptide MFS transporter, which codes for METATEASPAEPDISHVNPADAETWFGHPRQLARLFTTEMWERFGYYGMRALLTLYLAKHFLFSDSTTTGLYGGFTALVYLTPLIGGLIADRYLGSKKSVKFGAILMSLGYFILCFGGQPAKPFATIEGTRYEIVVDQAAGGDQQYVIDNGRRLAVKGHEDGTVTLTSPEGAVARTIAKGGFVPDGERSIFFTMLMLVGLSCLTVGNGFFKPNISTMVGALYAKGDKRRDAGFTIFYMGINLGSLFSQLLCPLLATVVGWWAGFGLAAIGMLVSYSLIQFDGGKLAGYGEPPAGQAKDRSLLIYAGALIAVPVALFLFVNLMDSKPPEAGSGLLGYLLGLPIMGKILFGSFIGAVPGILIWAWKDGSRVEFQMMLAAMVMIVFNVVFWTLFEQAGSSLTLFADRNTDLSIFGLFSISAGQTQFFNAFFIVTLAPLFSILWNGMAKRGIEPSTPVKFGIALIGVGVGFLALVYGTKFAGPDFRVSVWWLALLYLIHSAAELCISPVGLSMITKLSLARVVGLMMGLWFLSIACAQYVAGLVAQVASVETVGGQVTNLQVSLNTYAGVFWTIGIAAAVLGAVLLLISPLIKKWMNGVN